GCTCGGCCGAAGCGATGCCCGACTGCACCAGGTTCGCCATCGAGGCGACCTGGGTCAGCGGCATCGAGAACTGCCGCGAGTACTGGATGAACGCCTGCACGTCACCGATCGACAGCGCACCCGACGCCACGCGCAGCCCGCCGACGACCGCGACCAGCACATAGTTCAGGTTCGACACGAACATCATCAGCGGCTGCATGATCCCGCTGTTGAACTGAGCCTTGAAGCCCGCCTCGTACAGCGCCTCGTTCTGCTCGGCGAAGTCCTTCGCGGACTCCTCCTGCCGTCCGAAGACCTTGACCAGGGTGTGGCCGGTGTACATCTCCTCGATGTGGGCGTTGAGCCTGCCCGTCACCTTCCACTGCGCCACGAAGTGCGGCTGCGACCGCTTGCCGACCCGCGCCGCGACGAACACCGACAGCGGGATCGTCACCAGCGCGACCAGGGCCAGCAGGGGCGAGATCCAGAACATCATGATCAGCACGCCGACGATGGTCAGCAGGGAGTTGATCAGCTGGCCCATCGTCTGCTGCATCGTCTGCGAGATGTTGTCGATGTCGTTCGTCGCCCGGCTCAGCACCTCACCGCGCTGCTGCCGGTCGAAGTACGACAGCGGGAGCCGTGCCAGCTTGGTCTGCAGGTCCTCACGCAGCTGGAAGACGACCCGGTTGATCACCCGGATCGACACCCGGGTCGACACCAGCATCAGCAGCCCCGCGCCGACGTAGACCACCAGCACCGCGAGCAGGACCTGGCCCACGGCGCCGAAGTCGATGCCGTGGCCCGGCGTGAAGTCCACCCCGGTCAGCATGTCGGCGAGCCCGTCGTCGCCCTTCTCGCGCAGGCTCCCGATGGCCTGCTCCTTGGTGACGCCGTCCGGCATCTGCCGTCCGACGACACCCGCGAAGATCAGGTCGGTGGCCGCACCGAGGATCTTGGGCCCCACGACGGAGAGCGCCACGCTCAGCGCCACGGCGCCCAGCATCAGGTACAGCGAGGCCTTCTCCTTGCTGAACCTCCTCAGCAGCCGCTTCCCGGACCCCTTGAAGTCCATGGAGCGCTCCGTGGGCCCCATCATCATCCGTCCGCCCGGTCCTGCCATCAGGCGGCCTCCGCTTCCGTCAGCTGGGAGAGCACGATCTCCCGGTAGGTTTCGTTGCCTTCCATGAGCTCGTGGTGGCTGCCCGCCCCGACGACCCGGCCCTCGTCCAGCACCAGGATCCGGTCGGCGTCACGGATCGTGGACACCCGCTGGGCCACGATCACCACGGTCGCTCCCGAGGTCTCATGCGACAGCGCGCCGCGCAGCGCGGCGTCCGTCGCGTAGTCCAGGGCCGAGAACGAGTCGTCGAAGAGATAGATCTCCGGCTCCTGCACCAGCGTCCGCGCGATCGCGAGCCGCTGCCGCTGCCCGCCGGAGACATTCGTTCCGCCCTGCGAGATCGGCGCGTCGAGGCCGTGCTCCAGCCGCTCCACGAAGTCCTTCGCCTGCGCCACCTCCAGGGCGTGCCACAACTGCTCGTCGGTCGCGTCCGGATTGCCGTAGCGCAGATTCGTCGCGACCGTCCCCGAGAACAGGTACGGCTTCTGCGGGACCAGGCTCACGGTCCTCGCCAGCAGGACGGGATCCAGCGTCCTCACGTCCGCACCGTCGACCAGCACCTCGCCGTCCGTCGCGTCGAACAGCCGCGGTACCAGCCCGAGCAGCGTCGACTTCCCGCTGCCCGTCGACCCGATGATCGCGGTCGTCTCCCCGGGCCGGGCCACGAGATCGACCGAGCGCAGCACCGGCTCCTCGGCGCCCGGGAAGCGGAACTCCGCACCCCGTATCTCCAGATGGCCGTGCTTCAGCACCTTCGTCACGGGAGCGGTGGGCGGCACCACGCTCGACTCGGTCTCCAGGACCTCCTGGATGCGCTCGGCGCAGACCTCGGCGCGCGGCACCATGATGAACATGAAGGTGGCCATCATCACCGACATCACGATCTGCATCAGATACGCGAGGAACGCGGTCAGCGCCCCGATCTGCATCCCGCCGCCGTCGATGCGGTGCGCCCCGAACCAGACCACCGCGATGGACGACAGGTTCACCACCGTCATCACCGTCGGGAACATGAGCGCCATCAGCCGCCCCGTCGACAGCGCGACGTCCGTCAGCTCGGTGTTGGCGCCCCGGAAGCGCTCCTCCTCGTAACCGTCACGGATGAAGGCGCGGATGACGCGGTTACCGGTGATCTGTTCGCGCAGCACCCGGTTGACGGCGTCCAGCCGTACCTGCATCGTGCGGAACAGCGGCCGCATCCTCTTGACGATCAGGCTCACCGAGACGCCGAGGACGGGCAGTACGGCCAGCAGCACCGCCGACAACGGGACGTCCTGGCCGAGCGCCATGATGACGCCGCCGACACACATGATGGGCGCCGAGACCATCAGGGTGAACGCCATCAGGACGAGCATCTGGACCTGCTGCACGTCGTTGGTCGTCCGGGTGATCAGCGAAGGGGCCCCGAACCGCCCCACCTCGCGTGCGGAGAAGGACTGTACCCGCGCGAAGACCGACGCCCGCACGTCGCGCCCGAGCGCGGACGCGGTCCGGGCGCCGTAGTAGACCGCCCCGATGTTGCAGACGATCTGGACGACGCTGACGGCGATCATCACGCCGCCGAACTCCAGGATGTAACCCGTGTCCCCCTTCACGACACCGTTGTCGATGATGTCCGCGTTGAGGCTGGGCAGATAGAGGCTCGCGCAGGTCTGGAGGAGCTGGAGCAGCACCAGCAGCACGATGGGACGTCTGTACGGACCCAGATAGGTCCGCAGGAGTTTTATGAGCACACGAGTCTCTCGGAGTCGGCGAAGGGAAGAGGCCGATACATACTCCGGTACTCCGGTCCATGACTGCCAACGCTTTTGCTCAAGCGCGGGTCAAATCATGGGCCCCGCGCCGGTCCAGGCCGGGCGGGGCGCTTTCTCTCAGACGGATCCGCCGAACGCCCCGGGGTGGATCTGGTCGCGGGTCGCCCCGTACTGCTGACGTACCGCGCCGCCCACCGCGAGCTCCTCACCCGGCTCCAGCACCTGCGCGGCCGCAGCCTGCCAGACCGGGGGAGTGCGCGGATCGAGCGTTCCCTGCGAGACCCCGAGGGCCCACGCCGCCTGCCGGGCCGCACCCAGTGCCGCGTACTCGGCGGGCTGCGGCACGACGACCTGGGTGCCGAACAGCGCGGGCGCCAGCGCCTGCACGGCGGGCAGTTCGGCCGCTGCTCCCAGCAGGAACACCCGCCGCACCTCCACGCCGCGGTCGCGCAGCACGTCCAGCGCGTCGGCCAGCGAGCACAGCATCCCCTCGAAGGCGGCCCGCGCCAGGTGCTCCGGCTTCATCGACTCACGCCGCAGCCCGCTCAGCGTTCCGGCGGTGTGCGGCAACTGAGGGGTCCGCTCGCCCTCCAGGTACGGCAGCAGGACGAGCCCCGAGGCTCCCGGCGTCGACTTCAGCGCCAGCGCGGACAGTTCGTCGAGCCCCTCCAGTCCGAGCATCTCCGCCGTGCCGCGCAGCGCGCGGACCGCGTTCGACGTGTGGACCACCGGCAAGTGCATCCCCGTCGCGTCGGCGAAGGAAGTGATCATCCCCGTGGGGTCGGCCAGCGCCTCGTGGTGCACGGCCATCACCGAGCCCGAGGCGCCCAGCGACACGACGGCGTCCCCGACGGCGACACCCAGCCCGAAGGCGGCGGCCATCGTCTCGCCGGTGCCCGCCGAGATCAGCAGGCCCTCCGGCGTCGTCCCGGCGGCGTCGGCCGGACCGAGGACCTCGGGCAGCGCGGCCTGCCGGCCGAGCGCCAGCTCCACGAGGTCGGGCCGGTAGGAACCGGAACCCGTCGACCAGTAACCCGTACCGGACGCGGCACCGCGGTCCGTCGTCCGGCGGGCGGGCCGGCCGAGGAGCTGCCACACCAGCCAGTCGTGCGGCTGCAGGACCGCCGCGACCCGCTGCGCGTTCTCCGGCTCGCTCCGCGCCAGCCAGCGCAGCTTCGCCACGGGCTGGGAGGCCTGGGGCACCGCCCCGACCGCCTCGGCCCAGGGCTGCCGCCCGCCGAGCCCGTCGATCAGGTCCGCCGCGGCGGCCTGAGCGCGCCGGTCGTTGCCGAGCAGCGCCGGACGTACGAGATTGCCCTGGTGGTCCAGCGGCACCAGCCCGTGCTGCTGCGCGGACACGCCGATGGCCTGTACGCCTTCGAGCAGCCCTCCGGAGGCCGCCTCACCGAGTGAGAGCAGCCACGCCTGCGGATCCACCTCGGAGGCCCTGGCCTCGATCGGATGCGCGGCGTACCCCTGCCGCAACACCTCACCGGTGTCCGTGTCACAGACGACGATGTGCGTGAAGGCGGATGAACTGTCCAAGCCGGCCACTATGCCCATGCACAAGATTCTGCCGCACCCGCGGGCGGGCCCCGTACCGGGCCGGTCCCGTACCGGGAGGCGCCCGGCACGGGACCGCGCCTCAGGTGTTCGTCGTACCCCAGTCGTCGCTGCCGTTCTGGCCGCTGCGGTCCCGCAGCGAGCGCACCCGTTCGGAGACGGACACGGGGACCTTGTCCCCGACCTTCTCGCTCACCGAGTGGTACGCCTTGCCGGCGAAGTCCCGGCCGCCGTGCGCGGCGGACTCCGCCGCGTTCCGCACGGCGGGGTTCTCGGCCAGTTGCTGCGCGGCCTTCTTCAGCTGCTCGTAACGCTCGCGCCCGGCTCGCGTGCCGAGCACGTAACCGAGCGCCACTCCGGCGATGAACGTGAGCCGGTACCGCATGGGTGCCACCCTTCCTTCGCTCCGTGCGACGTGTGCTGCCCGCCTACCCGCGGACACCCGAGATCACCCCGGGGGATACCGATTGGCGGAGCACCCCCCTGCTTGCGCTAATGTATGTGTCGCAGCGAACGCGCGCCGCTCGGCAGCAGCCAGGTAGGTACGATTCGAGGCACCCGCAGCAATCCCCTGTAGCTCAATTGGCAGAGCAGCCGGCTGTTAACCGGCAGGTTACTGGTTCGAGTCCAGTCGGGGGAGCGCGATCCCCTGTAGCTCAATTGGCAGAGCATTCGGCTGTTAACCGGAGGGTTACTGGTTCGAGTCCAGTCGGGGGAGCGAGACGGAAGAGGGCCCTTCGGGGTCCTTTTTCGTGTGCCCGCGCGGGGGTGCCCGTGACTCTTTCGGGGGGATTCCGTACCGCCGGGAACCGGGCAGCACGCAGCGCGGTCTTCATGGTCACGCGAAGCCGGGCATCCGCAGCAGGAGATCGTATGACCGGCTATGCTGCGGCAGACGGCGCGCACACTTGTACGCGCCACGCCGAAACGGGGCGGTAGCTCAGCCGGTTAGAGCAGCGGACTCATAATCCGTCGGCCGTGGGTTCGAGTCCCACCCGCCCCACCACAGCAGAAACGTCGTGACCTGCGAAAACGTAGGTTTCACGCTAGCGCAGACGAGGCATTCGCCGCACGAACGCCGCACCGAAGCCTCGTACGCTTGCTCCCATGGCTTACATCAAGACCAATTCCCGGCTGTCCGGAGCCCCCTCGTACACCGTCATGTGGCGGGCCGGCGGCTCCCGAACAGGGGCGTGGTGTCGCGAGACCTTCGACGATGACGATCCGGCGAAGCGGTTCCGCGACCTGGTCAACGGTCACGGACAGCAATGGCCGCCGGGGTGGGTCAAGGGCGAGGGATTCGTTGAGGCGAACGAGCCTCCGCTGCCGGACTCGGAGAAGTTCGCGGTCTACGCGCACGCCTACGTGGGGCTACTGACGGACATATCTGAGCACACCAGAACCAACTACACGAGATTCATCGATAACCACATGATCCCGTGGTTCGGCGAGCTGTCAGTCTCCAACCGGGGGAGCAGGCTCACCCGAGAGCACGTCAGCCAGTGGATTCTGGACCTTCAGAACGGGAGGCCCGGCCCCCTGCACCCAGCAGGTACGAAGCGCCGGGCGTATGCCCCGAAGACGATCGCCAACCTTCACGGGCTGCTGTACAGCATCTTCCAGTCCGCTGTGAGTGCCGACCCCGCACTGCGAGACTCGAACCCGTGCGCCCACACCCGCTTGCCCAAGGGAAACGACACCGAGGATGACGAGGTCTTCCTCGAACCCGAGGAGTACGCCCTCCTTAAGACGCATGTGCGTGCCGACGCTGTCGACATCGTCGATGCGTTGGTGAGTACTGGCCTCCGGTGGGGCGAGATGACGGCACTACAGCCCCGGGACTTCACCTTCGCGTCGAAACGGCCGACGCTCCGCGTGCAGCGTGCCTGGAAGCGGCGTGGAGAGGGCGGGACGTTCCTCGGCGCACCCAAGACCAAGAAGTCACGCCGGACGCTCGTGCTCACCCCGGAGCAGGTGAAACTGTTCCGGCGCCGCTGCCAGGGGAAGAAGCCGACCGACCTGATCTTCACCGCGCCAGAAGGCGGGGCCTGGCACTCCGGCGTGTTCTACGCACACCGCTGGAAGCCTGCCATCGACGCCGCCAACGCTGTTGGCCTTACCAAGCGTCCGCGCGTCCACGACCTCCGCCACACGCACGCCTCCTGGCTCATCGCCGGCAAGGTCCCACTGCCTGTGATTCAGGCCCGCCTCGGCCATGAGTCGATCACGACGACCGTCGACCGGTATGGACACCTGCTGGAGGCATCGGACGACGAGGTCGTGGCTGCTGTTGAGTGGGCTATGGGTTCCACAGCTGAGCATGTCTCCAAAGCCGCGTGAGTTGCCAGGAGGCGGAGGCCAGGCGCTCTCATGCTGAACTCCCAAGAATGGGCACGGCTCCGGCCACGACCGGGCATGGTTTCTGAGGTATCCGACTGCCCAGCAGCATTAATCGGTCAGAGGTGGTCTGTCGACGCTTGGGGCCGCCGCCACGAGAACTGTGCGCATGCACCACGAAGTCATCGAGCGCCTGCTCCTCGTCGGGTAGGCCCGCACGGCGCAAGAACTCCATCACGTCGACCCGCCGGCCGTCCGTGGGGGAGGCGCAGGGGATGATTATGGGCGCCCGTCCTCTCAGGAGAAGACGACGGAGCGTACGTAGGCGGTCGGAGGCACCCTTGCCGGGCGGCAGGACGTAGTAGGTGCCGCCTTCGCAGTCGGTACCGAGGAAGACGATAGCGGTCGCATCGGTCAGATTCTTGGGAGCTCGCGAGACGGTAGCGGGGTCGGCGGCCATGGTCGCGAAGTTGACGCACTGGCCGCTGGCGGGGTCGCGACAGCTTCGTACCCGTCGTGGTGTAGGAGTAGCGGCACTGGCCGCTCGCGGCGAACGCCGAGCCTGCACGGCCACGAACAGACGGCGCCAGTTGCGGCGCCGGTGGCAACGGTGAGAGAGCGAAGAGACACGGTGCACCGTCCTCTACCTTGCATCTGGGCGGTGCCACAGATGCTCCAGCTCTCTGGTTCGTCGGCTTCCTCCGCAACGACGCACACCACGTGATCGTGCCGTCTCTGGAGCAGCTCACGGAACACCAAATCATCGGCGGACTATTGGAAGCGGCGATCGAGCGAGAAGCCGGGGCAGTGCTGCATCAGGCGAGCGCGCTGAGCGGTCCCGTGAGCGGCATATAACCCCACGCACACCTACCGACCTCGAAGATGCCGCCGGGTCCCGCCGGACTGGGCGCCATCTTGATGGGGAGTGAGTGGGTTCGACCCAAGGGCTGAGGCCGGCTGTCGGTGAGTCGGGTTTCCAGCCCCAGGAATGAAGGACACCCCGTGACCGACCACCGGATAGGGGGAGTCTTCTTCGTTGCAGCCCTCGACCGATGGAGGAGCTTGCCCCGACGTTGAGGTCGCCCGAGGCGTATGAGAGCGCGAGCGGCGTGGTTCGGGCCGGGGGATTCGCACGTCTGTTCCAAACGTATAGGTGTTAGAAGAAGTTTGTCGGTTCTACTCCTGTAACTGCGGTGATGCCTGCTACGATCCTCGCCACTTGTTCGAAGGCGTGCGGTGGGGGTTTGAGCGACGGAGCGATTCCGTTGATTCAGCTAATGCTCGCCTTCGAGCGGTGAAGGTTGAAAATGGGGGGGCAGATGCTTTCGAAAATTATCATTCAGAATTACCGCACATTTCGCAACTTCAAACTCGACTTCGACCCCAAGATGAACATCTTGGTCGGGGATAACGACGCCGGTAAGTCGACGATTCTTGAAGCAATCAGCCTTGCGCTCACGGGCAGGCTGCGAGGCAGGCTGCTTGCCCAGGAGCTGTCGCCGTATCTGTTCCACCAAGAGGCCACCGCCGAGTACATCGCCGCCCTCCGAGAGGGGCGAGAAGCCAGGCCACCAGAGATCATCGTTGAGCTGTTCCTCGACAGTAAAACTGCGCCTGCTGAGCTGATGGGAACCAATAATCTTCTGAGGGTCAATGAGTCGGGTGTTCGTATTCGTGTTGCGCTTAACCCGGATTACGAGCCTGAGTACAAGGAGTTCATCAAGGATCCGACGCAAG
The DNA window shown above is from Streptomyces sp. Alt3 and carries:
- a CDS encoding ABC transporter ATP-binding protein; protein product: MAGPGGRMMMGPTERSMDFKGSGKRLLRRFSKEKASLYLMLGAVALSVALSVVGPKILGAATDLIFAGVVGRQMPDGVTKEQAIGSLREKGDDGLADMLTGVDFTPGHGIDFGAVGQVLLAVLVVYVGAGLLMLVSTRVSIRVINRVVFQLREDLQTKLARLPLSYFDRQQRGEVLSRATNDIDNISQTMQQTMGQLINSLLTIVGVLIMMFWISPLLALVALVTIPLSVFVAARVGKRSQPHFVAQWKVTGRLNAHIEEMYTGHTLVKVFGRQEESAKDFAEQNEALYEAGFKAQFNSGIMQPLMMFVSNLNYVLVAVVGGLRVASGALSIGDVQAFIQYSRQFSMPLTQVASMANLVQSGIASAERVFGLLDAEEQAPDPDPAERPKELRGSVALENVSFRYDPEKPLIEDLSLSVEPGHTVAIVGPTGAGKTTLVNLLMRFYEVTGGRITLDGVDAARMTRDELRSGIGMVLQDTWLFGGTIAENIAYGASREVTREEIEEAARAAHADRFVRTLPDGYDTVIDDEGAGVSAGEKQLITIARAFLSDPVILVLDEATSSVDTRTEVLIQKAMARLAHGRTSFVIAHRLSTIRDADVILVMENGSIVEQGTHDELLAAEGAYARLYAAQFAQALAEVD
- a CDS encoding ABC transporter ATP-binding protein, encoding MLIKLLRTYLGPYRRPIVLLVLLQLLQTCASLYLPSLNADIIDNGVVKGDTGYILEFGGVMIAVSVVQIVCNIGAVYYGARTASALGRDVRASVFARVQSFSAREVGRFGAPSLITRTTNDVQQVQMLVLMAFTLMVSAPIMCVGGVIMALGQDVPLSAVLLAVLPVLGVSVSLIVKRMRPLFRTMQVRLDAVNRVLREQITGNRVIRAFIRDGYEEERFRGANTELTDVALSTGRLMALMFPTVMTVVNLSSIAVVWFGAHRIDGGGMQIGALTAFLAYLMQIVMSVMMATFMFIMVPRAEVCAERIQEVLETESSVVPPTAPVTKVLKHGHLEIRGAEFRFPGAEEPVLRSVDLVARPGETTAIIGSTGSGKSTLLGLVPRLFDATDGEVLVDGADVRTLDPVLLARTVSLVPQKPYLFSGTVATNLRYGNPDATDEQLWHALEVAQAKDFVERLEHGLDAPISQGGTNVSGGQRQRLAIARTLVQEPEIYLFDDSFSALDYATDAALRGALSHETSGATVVIVAQRVSTIRDADRILVLDEGRVVGAGSHHELMEGNETYREIVLSQLTEAEAA
- a CDS encoding FGGY family carbohydrate kinase codes for the protein MGIVAGLDSSSAFTHIVVCDTDTGEVLRQGYAAHPIEARASEVDPQAWLLSLGEAASGGLLEGVQAIGVSAQQHGLVPLDHQGNLVRPALLGNDRRAQAAAADLIDGLGGRQPWAEAVGAVPQASQPVAKLRWLARSEPENAQRVAAVLQPHDWLVWQLLGRPARRTTDRGAASGTGYWSTGSGSYRPDLVELALGRQAALPEVLGPADAAGTTPEGLLISAGTGETMAAAFGLGVAVGDAVVSLGASGSVMAVHHEALADPTGMITSFADATGMHLPVVHTSNAVRALRGTAEMLGLEGLDELSALALKSTPGASGLVLLPYLEGERTPQLPHTAGTLSGLRRESMKPEHLARAAFEGMLCSLADALDVLRDRGVEVRRVFLLGAAAELPAVQALAPALFGTQVVVPQPAEYAALGAARQAAWALGVSQGTLDPRTPPVWQAAAAQVLEPGEELAVGGAVRQQYGATRDQIHPGAFGGSV
- a CDS encoding YtxH domain-containing protein: MRYRLTFIAGVALGYVLGTRAGRERYEQLKKAAQQLAENPAVRNAAESAAHGGRDFAGKAYHSVSEKVGDKVPVSVSERVRSLRDRSGQNGSDDWGTTNT
- a CDS encoding tyrosine-type recombinase/integrase is translated as MAYIKTNSRLSGAPSYTVMWRAGGSRTGAWCRETFDDDDPAKRFRDLVNGHGQQWPPGWVKGEGFVEANEPPLPDSEKFAVYAHAYVGLLTDISEHTRTNYTRFIDNHMIPWFGELSVSNRGSRLTREHVSQWILDLQNGRPGPLHPAGTKRRAYAPKTIANLHGLLYSIFQSAVSADPALRDSNPCAHTRLPKGNDTEDDEVFLEPEEYALLKTHVRADAVDIVDALVSTGLRWGEMTALQPRDFTFASKRPTLRVQRAWKRRGEGGTFLGAPKTKKSRRTLVLTPEQVKLFRRRCQGKKPTDLIFTAPEGGAWHSGVFYAHRWKPAIDAANAVGLTKRPRVHDLRHTHASWLIAGKVPLPVIQARLGHESITTTVDRYGHLLEASDDEVVAAVEWAMGSTAEHVSKAA